Proteins found in one Hevea brasiliensis isolate MT/VB/25A 57/8 chromosome 18, ASM3005281v1, whole genome shotgun sequence genomic segment:
- the LOC131175847 gene encoding uncharacterized protein LOC131175847: MKAYLKAFDLWEVTETGRQLGTLRKDPTLAQLKAHDKCAKGFKALSCIYSAVSDIIFTRIMACETAMQAWDRLKEEFHGSENSKQMLLGEDLSDKRVIEKVLVSLPDRFESKISSLEDSKDLSKITLPELKSSLQAIEQRRIIREEDASEEAFISKQKGKQMMEVKKSSKERDNKGKQPESGSEAVKKGRFPPCPTCKKTNHLENDCWQKNCSRRQDDHLFMASQSLKQVDKLTWIIDSGCISHMARNEDLFTSLDKLVRTKVKLGNGEMVQAEGKGTISMQIRKGTKYISDVLFIPSLDQNLLTVAQMLKKGYSLVFKNLWCHIRDSENCEVAKSFPSDSMWRAKEKLELVHSDVCGPMSVPSLRQNKYFILFIDDLTRMTWAYFISSKAQVFSVFKKFKALVEKQSGCKIKTLRSDNGKEYTFVEFEKFCEEAGIVYHLTVPYSPQQNGVSKRKNRTIVEMARCMLKEKELPKEFWAEAIYTTTYLLNRLPTRSVDRMTPIEAWFESKPSAKHLKVFGSICYMHVPAVKKSEFDDKAELGIFLGYAAQSKGYRLYNIMKKHVSIHKESSFTNEEGRPVESDNSQEKDYEDDERV, translated from the exons ATGAAGGCTTATCTCAAAGCTTTTGACCTGTGGGAAGTCACTGAAACTGGAAGGCAACTAGGTACCTTGAGGAAAGATCCTACTCTTGCTCAGTTGAAAGCACATGATAAGTGTGCTAAAGGGTTCAAGGCTTTATCTTGCATATATTCTGCTGTCTCAGATATAATTTTCACAAGAATTATGGCTTGTGAAACTGCAATGCAAGCTTGGGACAGACTTAAAGAGGAGTTCCATGGAAgtgaaaactcaaagcaaat GTTGTTGGGTGAAGATTTATCAGATAAAAGGGTTATTGAGAAAGTTCTTGTAAGCCTACCTGACAGATTTGAATCCAAAATCTCATCTTTGGAAGATTCAAAGGATTTGAGCAAGATCACCTTACCTGAACTTAAAAGTTCCTTGCAAGCCATTGAGCAAAGAAGAATTATTAGAGAAGAAGATGCTTCTGAGGAGGCATTTATTTCCAAGCAGAAAGGGAAGCAAATGATGGAGGTTAAGAAAAGTTCAAAAGAGAGAGACAACAAAGGGAAGCAACCTGAAAGTGGAAGTGAAGCTGTCAAGAAGGGCAGATTTCCACCTTGTCCTACATGTAAAAAGACAAATCATCTGGAGAATGATTGCTGGCAAAAGAATTGT TCTAGGCGGCAAGATGATCATTTATTCATGGCTTCACAGTCACTTAAACAAGTAGACAAACTCACATGGATCATTGATAGTGGCTGTATAAGTCACATGGCCAGAAATGAGGATCTTTTTACTTCTCTAGACAAATTAGTGAGAACTAAAGTGAAGCTCGGTAATGGAGAGATGGTCCAGGCTGAAGGCAAAGGTACCATTTCCATGCAGATTAGAAAAGGTACCAAATACATTTCTGATGTTCTCTTCATTCCAAGTTTAGATCAAAATCTGTTAACTGTGGCACAAATGTTGaaaaagggatactctcttgtgttTAAAAATCTTTGGTGCCATATTCGCGATTCTGAAAATTGTGAAGTTGCTAAG TCTTTTCCAAGTGATTCAATGTGGAGAGCCAAAGAGAAATTAGAGCTAGTGCACAGTGATGTTTGTGGCCCTATGAGTGTGCCCTCCCTGCGTCAAAATAAGTATTTCATCTTGTTTATAGATGATTTAACTAGAATGACTTGGGCGTATTTTATTAGTAGCAAAGCGCAAGTGTTCAGTGTGTTCAAAAAGTTCAAAGCTTTAGTTGAAAAGCAAAGTGGATGTAAAATTAAGACCTTGAGGTCAGACAATGGCAAAGAATATACCTTcgttgaatttgagaaattttgtgaAGAGGCTGGAATAGTTTACCATTTGACTGTACCTTACTCACCACAGCAAAATGGTGTTTCAAAGAGGAAAAATAGAACCATTGTTGAAATGGCCAGGTGTATGTTGAAGGAGAAAGAGCTTCCAAAAGAGTTCTGGGCTGAGGCTATTTATACAACAACTTATTTATTAAATAGGCTGCCTACAAGGTCAGTTGATAGAATGACACCTATAGAAGCTTGGTTTGAATCGAAACCCTCTGCTAAGCATCTAAAAGTGTTTGGTTCAATATGTTATATGCATGTTCCTGCTGTTAAAAAAAGTGAATTTGATGACAAGGCTGagctaggtattttcttggggtATGCAGCTCAATCCAAAGGTTACAGACTCtacaat ATTATGAAGAAGCATGTCTCAATTCACAAGGAAAGCTCTTTTACCAATGAAGAAGGGAGGCCAGTTGAATCCGATAACAGTCAAGAAAAGGATTATGAAGATGATGAAAGAGTGTAG